The proteins below are encoded in one region of Methylobacillus flagellatus KT:
- the cobO gene encoding cob(I)yrinic acid a,c-diamide adenosyltransferase produces MTDQEKPDLNQRHSDRMARKKSVVDAKIEAARIERGLFLVNTGNGKGKSTAAFGLLARALGHGMKAVVVQFVKGRSDTGEEAFFRHQPNVSWHVMGEGFTWETQNRERDIAAAQQGWQAAQAALRDESVGVVILDELNIVLKYHYLDLQQVLADIAARPAMQHVVVTGRAAQPELVEQADTVTDMTMVKHAFKHGVQAMPGVEW; encoded by the coding sequence ATGACCGATCAGGAAAAACCAGACCTTAACCAGCGCCATTCAGACCGGATGGCGCGCAAAAAATCAGTTGTTGATGCCAAGATAGAGGCTGCGCGCATTGAGCGAGGCCTGTTCCTGGTGAATACCGGCAACGGCAAAGGCAAATCCACTGCCGCTTTTGGCCTCCTCGCCCGCGCCCTCGGCCACGGCATGAAAGCCGTGGTGGTGCAGTTCGTCAAGGGCCGTTCCGACACCGGCGAGGAAGCCTTCTTCCGCCACCAGCCCAATGTCAGCTGGCATGTGATGGGCGAAGGCTTCACCTGGGAAACCCAGAACCGCGAGCGTGACATCGCCGCTGCCCAACAAGGCTGGCAGGCTGCGCAAGCCGCGCTCAGGGATGAAAGCGTAGGTGTCGTCATTCTCGACGAGCTCAACATCGTCCTCAAATACCATTATCTCGACCTGCAGCAAGTGCTGGCCGACATTGCCGCCCGTCCCGCCATGCAGCATGTCGTCGTCACCGGCCGCGCCGCCCAGCCCGAGCTGGTCGAGCAGGCCGACACCGTCACCGACATGACCATGGTCAAACATGCCTTCAAGCACGGTGTGCAGGCGATGCCAGGGGTGGAGTGGTAG